The following coding sequences lie in one Yoonia sp. G8-12 genomic window:
- a CDS encoding GMC family oxidoreductase: MRSSSTYDYIIVGAGSAGCAVAAGLIAREAGSIAIIEAGPSDRHPFVKIPMALIWLMGSRRDWRFKSAPMDGVNGRQINIPRGRMVGGSGSINSMVWFRGRQDDYDNWGVPGWSWSDVEPVFEDVEAKTNPNRLAHPHPLTEALHNVLGRNDIAPPTPEYESAGVCHFNLRNGRRWSAADAFLRPAAGPDLTVITGHEVTRLSISNDRADGVYLGTELLRATKGVILSAGSIGSPDLLMRSGIGPKGSIEKQIVDAPEIGQNLQDHPGCGLHFAGAESGYGLTVKQAANWLTAPLQYLTGRGPLASPTVEGAMFFNARDTDPEPDVQSHFIPFFMNWKGSRYAYGSGYFADVCVCRPKSRGSLTRRNGQLQIDLGLFKDETDLDTLSHGLFRLRDLLKQAHGDKAAPEMHPAGKATTLDEMRAYVRSAAGTAYHPVGTLRMGTDKTAPVTPTLRVRDIDALWAADASIMPAVTSANTNAPSMMIGHRAASFIVG; encoded by the coding sequence ATGAGATCTTCATCCACATACGACTACATTATCGTCGGTGCCGGATCGGCAGGCTGTGCTGTGGCCGCTGGCCTTATCGCGCGCGAAGCAGGCTCGATTGCTATCATCGAGGCAGGCCCCTCCGACAGGCATCCTTTCGTCAAAATCCCCATGGCGCTGATCTGGCTCATGGGGTCGCGCCGCGACTGGCGGTTCAAGTCCGCGCCGATGGACGGAGTGAACGGACGTCAGATCAATATTCCGCGCGGGCGTATGGTCGGCGGGTCGGGGTCGATCAACTCGATGGTCTGGTTTCGCGGGCGGCAGGATGACTACGACAATTGGGGCGTTCCGGGGTGGAGCTGGTCCGATGTCGAACCCGTCTTCGAAGACGTTGAGGCCAAAACAAACCCGAACCGCTTGGCCCACCCGCATCCCCTCACCGAAGCCCTGCACAATGTGCTGGGTCGCAACGACATCGCCCCGCCCACTCCCGAATATGAGAGCGCGGGCGTGTGCCACTTCAACCTGCGCAACGGGCGACGCTGGTCTGCAGCCGATGCCTTTCTGCGCCCCGCCGCCGGCCCCGATCTGACGGTGATCACCGGCCACGAAGTCACCCGTTTGTCGATCTCCAACGACCGCGCAGATGGCGTCTACCTCGGTACCGAACTGCTCCGCGCGACCAAGGGCGTTATCCTTTCGGCAGGCTCCATAGGGTCGCCAGATTTGCTGATGCGCTCGGGCATCGGGCCAAAGGGTAGCATTGAAAAACAGATCGTTGATGCCCCAGAAATCGGCCAGAACCTGCAGGATCACCCCGGCTGCGGGCTACACTTTGCGGGGGCCGAAAGCGGCTATGGCCTGACGGTAAAACAGGCAGCCAACTGGCTGACGGCGCCCCTACAATACCTCACGGGGCGCGGGCCGCTGGCCTCACCGACGGTCGAAGGCGCTATGTTCTTCAACGCGCGCGACACCGACCCCGAACCGGATGTACAATCTCACTTCATCCCGTTCTTCATGAACTGGAAAGGGTCGCGCTACGCCTACGGATCGGGCTATTTCGCCGACGTCTGCGTCTGCCGCCCCAAATCGCGCGGTTCGCTGACACGGCGCAATGGCCAACTCCAGATCGATCTTGGCCTCTTCAAAGACGAAACAGATCTCGACACCCTCTCCCATGGCCTCTTTCGTTTGCGCGACCTTCTTAAACAGGCCCATGGTGACAAAGCCGCACCTGAAATGCACCCCGCTGGCAAAGCCACCACGCTGGACGAAATGCGCGCCTACGTCCGAAGCGCCGCCGGCACCGCCTATCACCCTGTCGGCACTCTGCGCATGGGCACCGATAAAACCGCGCCCGTCACCCCGACGCTTCGGGTGCGTGATATCGACGCCCTCTGGGCCGCCGACGCGAGCATCATGCCCGCCGTCACCTCCGCCAACACCAACGCCCCCTCAATGATGATCGGCCACCGGGCCGCGTCCTTCATCGTCGGTTAA
- a CDS encoding ABC transporter ATP-binding protein translates to MAEIQLKSVHKRWGSFVGVDNFDLTIKDQEFLVLLGPSGCGKTTTMRMIAGLEDVTEGDILVDGKRINDLDPKDRDCAMVFQSYALYPNLNVYENIRFPLRMRKVPAKEHEERVMRAAQMVELTDFLHRKPAELSGGQRQRVALARAIVRQPNVFLMDEPLSNLDAKLRVSTRAQIKNLSHELKVTTIYVTHDQIEAMTLADRVVVMSAGIVQQVGSPTDIYDYPANTFVASFIGSPAMNLLEGTIEGGTFTGKDVTITGLDSTRSGAVTLGYRAEDASIGGDTPSVNAPVYSMELLGDATMVTFRIGGAIATVKADKEFRAEIGEIIAATIPAATCHLFDATSGERI, encoded by the coding sequence ATGGCCGAGATCCAGCTCAAGAGTGTCCACAAACGGTGGGGCAGCTTTGTTGGTGTCGATAACTTCGACCTCACCATTAAGGATCAGGAATTTCTGGTTCTTCTGGGCCCGTCAGGCTGCGGCAAGACGACGACCATGCGCATGATCGCGGGCCTTGAGGACGTGACCGAGGGCGACATCCTTGTCGATGGCAAGCGCATCAACGACCTCGACCCGAAGGACCGCGATTGCGCAATGGTGTTCCAATCCTACGCGCTCTACCCCAACCTAAATGTCTATGAGAACATCCGTTTTCCGCTGCGCATGCGTAAGGTTCCTGCGAAGGAGCACGAAGAAAGGGTGATGCGCGCCGCGCAGATGGTCGAACTGACCGACTTTTTGCACCGCAAACCGGCCGAACTCTCTGGCGGTCAGCGTCAGCGCGTGGCTTTGGCCCGCGCCATCGTGCGCCAGCCCAACGTCTTCTTGATGGACGAACCTCTCTCGAACCTCGACGCGAAATTGCGGGTGTCCACCCGGGCCCAAATCAAAAACCTGAGCCATGAACTCAAAGTTACCACGATCTACGTCACTCACGACCAGATCGAGGCGATGACGCTGGCTGACCGCGTTGTGGTCATGTCGGCTGGCATCGTGCAGCAGGTCGGCTCTCCAACCGATATCTACGACTATCCGGCCAACACTTTTGTGGCCAGCTTCATTGGTTCGCCGGCCATGAACCTTCTTGAGGGTACAATTGAGGGCGGCACCTTCACTGGTAAGGACGTCACCATTACAGGCCTCGACAGCACCCGCTCCGGCGCCGTCACTCTGGGCTACCGCGCCGAAGACGCGTCAATCGGCGGCGACACCCCGTCCGTCAACGCACCTGTCTACTCTATGGAGCTTTTGGGCGACGCCACCATGGTCACCTTCCGCATCGGAGGCGCCATCGCCACTGTGAAGGCCGACAAGGAGTTCCGCGCCGAGATCGGCGAGATAATCGCCGCAACAATCCCCGCTGCCACCTGCCACCTATTTGACGCGACCAGCGGAGAGAGGATCTGA
- a CDS encoding ABC transporter substrate-binding protein — MTKFTKLMGATAMALTMGGAAFADGHGCTAEGRVSILSNDFAAVNAVSAGAAECAGADVSTNATTEHRDIQVAALTAYPAEYTVAVVANSSIVALLNEGLIRPLDDLIAAHAPDIPMNQRITVDGQVVAIAFMANAQHLFYRSDVLEAAGVAPPTTYEEVLAAAEAIRSQGLMENPFITNTAVGWNLGEEFVNMYLGHGGSFFEAGSANPSINNETGVATLEMMKALAEYSDPDFLTFASNETAAEWEAGNAALGFMWGSRGGPILDDEGSTEEVTSTTVLIGAPTVAGGDLPASTLWWDGFTIASNISDEDAEASFIAMVHGMRDEVVQANNDAAVWLSPAYEPGPAAAGVAATAASGTKPYPMIPFMGLMHTALGNELAEFMQGQESAEQALADVEAAYITAATEQGFIE; from the coding sequence ATGACGAAATTTACCAAATTAATGGGCGCGACGGCGATGGCCCTGACCATGGGCGGCGCGGCCTTTGCCGACGGCCATGGTTGCACCGCCGAAGGGCGTGTGAGCATTCTGTCCAATGACTTTGCGGCTGTTAACGCCGTGAGCGCGGGTGCTGCGGAATGTGCGGGCGCGGATGTATCCACCAACGCCACGACCGAGCACCGCGACATTCAGGTTGCCGCCCTGACAGCCTATCCGGCGGAATATACGGTCGCCGTTGTGGCCAACAGCTCTATCGTTGCGTTGCTCAATGAAGGGCTAATTCGCCCGCTTGACGATCTGATCGCGGCCCATGCGCCCGATATTCCGATGAACCAGCGCATCACGGTGGACGGGCAGGTTGTGGCGATTGCATTCATGGCGAACGCGCAGCACCTGTTCTATCGTTCTGACGTGCTTGAGGCCGCGGGTGTTGCGCCCCCCACAACCTACGAAGAGGTGCTGGCCGCAGCCGAGGCGATCCGCAGCCAGGGGTTGATGGAAAACCCGTTTATCACGAACACGGCAGTGGGCTGGAACCTCGGCGAAGAGTTTGTGAACATGTATCTGGGTCACGGCGGGTCCTTCTTTGAGGCTGGCTCCGCGAACCCCTCTATCAATAACGAAACCGGTGTTGCCACGCTGGAGATGATGAAGGCACTGGCGGAATACTCCGACCCCGACTTCCTGACCTTCGCTTCAAACGAGACGGCGGCGGAATGGGAAGCAGGCAACGCAGCGCTTGGCTTCATGTGGGGGTCACGCGGTGGGCCTATCTTGGACGATGAGGGCTCGACCGAAGAGGTTACTTCGACCACGGTTCTGATTGGCGCACCTACAGTTGCGGGCGGGGACCTTCCGGCCTCGACCCTGTGGTGGGACGGGTTCACCATTGCCTCGAACATCAGCGACGAAGACGCAGAAGCGTCTTTCATTGCCATGGTCCACGGTATGCGTGACGAAGTGGTTCAGGCCAACAACGACGCGGCCGTCTGGCTTTCCCCCGCCTATGAGCCTGGTCCCGCCGCAGCGGGTGTCGCAGCGACGGCGGCCTCTGGCACCAAACCTTACCCAATGATCCCCTTCATGGGTTTGATGCACACGGCGCTTGGCAATGAACTGGCCGAGTTCATGCAAGGTCAGGAAAGCGCCGAGCAGGCGCTGGCAGACGTGGAGGCAGCCTATATCACCGCCGCCACCGAGCAAGGCTTCATAGAGTAA
- a CDS encoding carbohydrate ABC transporter permease: protein MPHKTFMWFILPSALAMFLFIFVPIISVIVQSMYIEHEQVLIEVENCGPFGCTIEVNVDQEAMAQLREEQPLGRFNGLGTYTNRAHLAFAEVGESWASTDTWGDFLSAVYNLPFYRALSFTLTFTFVVTPLVLFFGLFIALGVNSLPRIFRGPTIFVSLLPMIVTPLVGSLILFWMVDSEGILGAALQNIFDDNSLSLKASPWLTWIMLMVYGVWSSTPFAFIVFYAGLQTVPEDTLEAASLDGAGRWQKVRYVVFPYVAPLAVFITLIQLMDNFRVFEPIVGFSAQASATSLSWIIFNDLRGGDVQLFGSAAATSVLTICGVAILLTPVLIRTWRDFNRKRV from the coding sequence ATGCCCCATAAGACCTTCATGTGGTTCATTCTGCCGTCCGCTCTCGCGATGTTTCTTTTCATCTTTGTGCCCATCATCTCTGTCATTGTGCAGTCGATGTATATCGAGCACGAGCAGGTGCTGATCGAGGTTGAGAACTGCGGCCCCTTCGGCTGCACCATCGAGGTCAATGTCGATCAAGAGGCCATGGCGCAATTGCGCGAAGAGCAGCCCTTGGGCCGGTTCAACGGCTTGGGCACCTACACCAACCGCGCGCATCTGGCCTTTGCCGAAGTGGGCGAGTCCTGGGCCAGCACCGACACTTGGGGCGACTTCCTGTCGGCGGTCTACAACCTGCCGTTCTACAGGGCGCTAAGTTTTACGCTAACTTTTACCTTTGTTGTGACGCCATTGGTGCTGTTCTTTGGTCTATTCATCGCACTAGGCGTCAATTCCCTGCCGCGTATCTTCAGGGGGCCGACGATCTTTGTGTCGCTGTTGCCGATGATCGTAACACCGCTGGTGGGGTCGCTGATCCTGTTCTGGATGGTCGATTCTGAAGGGATTTTGGGTGCGGCACTACAAAACATATTCGATGACAATTCTCTGTCTCTGAAGGCTTCGCCGTGGCTGACGTGGATCATGTTGATGGTCTACGGCGTATGGTCCTCCACGCCCTTTGCTTTCATCGTATTTTATGCGGGCCTGCAAACCGTGCCCGAGGACACGTTAGAGGCCGCATCGCTCGACGGGGCAGGGCGCTGGCAAAAGGTGCGTTATGTAGTCTTTCCTTATGTGGCACCGCTTGCGGTGTTCATCACGCTTATACAGTTGATGGACAACTTCCGCGTCTTTGAGCCCATAGTGGGCTTTAGCGCGCAGGCCTCTGCCACATCTCTCAGCTGGATCATCTTCAACGACCTGCGCGGTGGCGATGTGCAGTTGTTCGGCTCTGCCGCGGCGACGTCTGTGCTGACGATCTGCGGGGTCGCGATCCTTTTGACGCCTGTGCTGATCCGCACATGGCGCGACTTTAACCGAAAGCGGGTGTGA
- a CDS encoding carbohydrate ABC transporter permease, whose translation MASKASQRSYGLVVLTATLVLIWVVIASFPFLWTLWGSFKVQGDFFSKADWTNALTGTRTIAETGGYFTLNGYEGAWIEKEFWRAALNTMVVVVCVVVISLTFGTLGGYALARSGYRYAFWLLMLALVFRAMPHITLVSGYLLPFFEWGVWGRLETSIIVLVAINQPFTLWMLHSFFLTIPKDLDESAMVDGCTRFQAFRHVIIPVMWPGVITTGLFSFLLAYNDFAVTAVLLSQENATMVPKIASFLGSTFEEGNVMFAVSAVVSATAPLFVLILFFQRQIVSGLTAGAVKG comes from the coding sequence ATGGCGTCCAAGGCTTCTCAACGCTCTTACGGGTTGGTCGTTCTGACCGCCACACTGGTTCTGATCTGGGTCGTCATCGCGTCCTTTCCGTTTTTGTGGACCCTTTGGGGGTCGTTCAAGGTGCAGGGGGATTTCTTTTCCAAGGCGGATTGGACGAATGCTCTGACGGGCACGCGGACTATCGCTGAGACGGGAGGGTATTTCACGCTGAACGGATATGAAGGTGCGTGGATCGAGAAAGAGTTCTGGCGCGCGGCATTGAACACGATGGTCGTCGTGGTCTGCGTTGTAGTTATCTCGCTGACGTTCGGAACCTTGGGAGGCTACGCGCTGGCGCGGTCCGGGTATCGCTATGCGTTCTGGCTGCTGATGCTGGCGCTAGTCTTTCGCGCGATGCCGCATATCACGTTAGTGTCGGGCTACCTGTTGCCATTCTTCGAATGGGGCGTTTGGGGGCGTTTGGAGACCTCGATCATCGTGTTGGTGGCGATCAACCAGCCGTTCACGCTGTGGATGCTGCATTCGTTTTTCCTGACCATCCCCAAGGATCTGGACGAAAGCGCCATGGTCGATGGCTGCACCCGTTTTCAGGCGTTTCGCCATGTCATCATTCCGGTGATGTGGCCGGGGGTGATCACGACGGGGCTGTTCAGCTTCCTTCTCGCCTATAACGATTTTGCAGTGACAGCCGTGTTGCTCAGCCAGGAGAACGCGACAATGGTGCCGAAAATCGCGTCCTTCCTCGGGTCTACCTTCGAGGAAGGCAATGTGATGTTCGCGGTCTCTGCCGTTGTGTCGGCCACCGCGCCGCTGTTCGTTCTCATCCTCTTTTTCCAGCGTCAGATTGTGTCCGGTCTGACGGCTGGGGCTGTTAAAGGGTAA
- a CDS encoding ester cyclase codes for MLQDHKAVVRALYADMKGATPDTIEGVLASHTTPNWHWRGMHPFYEQRGAADVARVFWGPLLTSLTRLQRREDIFFAGENSVGEGVWVISMGHLMGLFDEVWLGIRPSRKITMLRYCEFNRIENGKIAETMLHVDIPHLMVQAGQNPFPPQTAAQLVQPGPMTHDGLLIDEQPEGEGRATLAAINAMIGDLGTWKLGLPLEEELARTWHDDMIWWGPTGIGAAYTIERYAKQHSGPFRAAFHDRSATGHVARLAEGHYGGFFGWPNFTAKLHGGFMGMPGTDRTCEFRVIDIYRREGDKLAENWIFIDLLYWLMQLGDDVLARMAEISSTEYTPPV; via the coding sequence ATGTTACAAGATCACAAGGCTGTCGTCCGCGCCCTTTATGCGGATATGAAGGGGGCCACGCCCGACACCATCGAAGGGGTGCTGGCTTCCCATACCACGCCCAATTGGCACTGGCGCGGGATGCATCCTTTTTACGAACAGCGCGGCGCGGCCGATGTGGCGCGTGTGTTTTGGGGGCCTTTGTTAACCTCGCTGACGCGGTTGCAGCGGCGCGAGGATATCTTCTTTGCGGGTGAAAATTCCGTGGGCGAGGGGGTATGGGTCATCTCGATGGGGCACCTGATGGGCCTGTTCGATGAGGTCTGGTTGGGCATCCGGCCCAGCCGCAAGATCACGATGCTGCGCTATTGCGAATTCAACCGCATAGAAAACGGCAAGATCGCCGAAACAATGCTGCACGTCGATATCCCGCATCTGATGGTACAGGCGGGGCAAAATCCGTTTCCGCCACAAACGGCAGCACAATTGGTGCAACCCGGGCCAATGACGCACGACGGGTTGTTGATAGATGAGCAGCCCGAGGGCGAGGGCAGGGCCACCTTGGCCGCAATCAACGCGATGATTGGCGATCTAGGAACGTGGAAATTGGGCCTTCCACTTGAGGAGGAGCTGGCCCGCACATGGCACGATGACATGATCTGGTGGGGACCCACCGGCATCGGAGCGGCCTACACGATCGAACGCTACGCCAAACAACACTCCGGTCCGTTCCGCGCGGCGTTCCATGATCGCTCTGCTACAGGTCATGTGGCGCGATTGGCCGAAGGGCATTACGGCGGTTTTTTCGGCTGGCCGAATTTTACGGCCAAACTGCATGGCGGGTTCATGGGCATGCCTGGTACCGATAGAACATGCGAATTCCGCGTGATCGATATCTACCGCCGTGAGGGCGACAAACTGGCCGAGAACTGGATTTTCATCGACTTGCTTTACTGGCTGATGCAACTGGGCGACGACGTGCTGGCGCGGATGGCAGAAATTTCGAGCACAGAGTACACGCCGCCGGTTTGA
- a CDS encoding helix-turn-helix domain-containing protein: protein MDKLIPDRLSTLGHPQRLAVFRLLMRRYPDRVPATELANALDLKPNTLSSYVSALMQTGLISQERVGTSLRYAVDMEATQAMIGFLLHDCCRGRPEICSSLPNDATHRTPEMTDQKFNVLFICTGNSARSIFAEAILRDLAPDRFNVYSAGTTPNSDLNPFALEVLKHNGHDVSALRAKNIGEFQTEDAPALDFVFTVCDQAANEECPAWQGQTISAHWGLPDPVKVEGTDAEKSLAFRKTYGALRNRMTGFTALPIASLDRISLQKAVDDIGQIKDKG, encoded by the coding sequence ATGGATAAATTAATTCCCGACCGCCTCTCAACGCTTGGCCATCCGCAACGGCTTGCCGTGTTCCGGCTGCTCATGCGGCGCTATCCAGACCGTGTTCCTGCGACGGAACTCGCCAATGCTCTCGACCTCAAGCCCAATACGCTTTCCAGCTATGTGTCCGCACTGATGCAAACCGGTCTGATCAGCCAAGAGCGGGTCGGCACATCGCTGCGTTACGCGGTGGATATGGAGGCGACGCAAGCGATGATTGGGTTCCTTCTTCACGACTGTTGTCGCGGGCGGCCCGAAATTTGTTCTTCTCTCCCGAATGATGCCACGCATAGGACGCCTGAAATGACCGACCAAAAATTCAATGTCTTGTTCATCTGCACCGGCAATTCCGCCCGCTCAATCTTTGCCGAAGCCATCCTGCGCGACCTCGCCCCTGATCGCTTCAATGTCTATTCAGCAGGCACCACGCCCAATTCAGACCTGAACCCCTTCGCGTTGGAGGTGTTGAAGCACAACGGCCATGACGTGTCAGCTTTGCGCGCAAAGAACATCGGCGAATTTCAGACCGAGGATGCGCCGGCCCTCGATTTTGTCTTCACCGTTTGTGATCAAGCCGCCAATGAGGAATGCCCCGCGTGGCAGGGGCAGACGATCAGTGCCCACTGGGGCCTGCCTGATCCGGTCAAGGTTGAGGGCACGGATGCAGAAAAGAGCCTCGCGTTCCGTAAGACCTATGGCGCGTTGCGCAACCGCATGACGGGGTTTACCGCCCTGCCGATTGCGTCACTGGATCGTATTTCCCTTCAAAAGGCCGTGGATGATATCGGCCAAATCAAAGACAAAGGATAG
- a CDS encoding ArsJ-associated glyceraldehyde-3-phosphate dehydrogenase: protein MTVYALNGLGRIGKLALKPLLARGAKIAWINDAVGDPEMHAHLLEFDTVHGRWDAEFANDDDSVTIDGMRLPFIGTRDIADLPLDGVDVVIDCTGVFKSEAKIAPYFEAGVKKVVVSAPVKDGDAANIVYGVNDDIYDADRHRIVTAASCTTNCLAPVVKVIHENLTIKHGSITTIHDVTNTQTIVDRPAKDLRRARSALNSLIPTTTGSATAITLIYPELKGRLNGHAVRVPLLNASLTDCVFEVERATTAEEVNALFKAASEGELNGILGYEERPLVSTDYTNDERSSIVDALSTMVINGTQVKIYAWYDNEMGYAHRLVDVAFMVGDSL from the coding sequence ATGACAGTCTACGCACTCAACGGCCTTGGCCGGATTGGTAAGCTCGCCCTGAAACCCCTGTTGGCACGGGGGGCAAAGATCGCGTGGATCAACGATGCGGTGGGTGATCCCGAAATGCATGCGCACCTGCTGGAGTTTGATACGGTGCATGGGCGCTGGGACGCCGAATTTGCCAATGATGACGACAGCGTCACCATTGATGGCATGCGCCTTCCGTTTATCGGGACACGTGACATCGCCGATCTGCCGCTGGACGGTGTCGATGTGGTGATCGACTGCACCGGCGTGTTTAAGAGCGAGGCCAAGATCGCGCCCTACTTTGAGGCAGGTGTGAAGAAGGTCGTTGTGTCCGCCCCGGTCAAGGACGGTGATGCGGCCAATATAGTCTACGGCGTGAACGACGACATCTATGATGCGGACCGCCATAGGATTGTGACCGCAGCCAGCTGCACGACGAACTGCCTTGCCCCCGTGGTGAAGGTCATCCACGAAAATCTTACGATCAAACATGGATCCATCACCACGATCCATGATGTGACGAACACACAGACCATCGTGGATCGCCCCGCCAAAGATTTGCGCCGCGCCCGCTCAGCGCTCAACTCGCTGATCCCGACAACGACGGGCAGTGCGACGGCGATCACGCTGATCTACCCCGAACTCAAGGGGCGGTTGAACGGCCACGCGGTGCGTGTGCCACTGCTGAATGCCTCATTGACCGACTGTGTGTTCGAGGTGGAACGCGCAACGACGGCGGAAGAGGTCAACGCCCTTTTCAAAGCGGCCTCCGAGGGTGAATTGAACGGCATTCTTGGCTACGAGGAACGCCCGCTGGTGTCGACGGATTACACCAATGATGAACGCTCAAGCATCGTGGATGCGCTATCGACCATGGTGATTAACGGCACGCAGGTGAAAATCTATGCGTGGTATGACAATGAAATGGGCTACGCACACCGTTTGGTGGATGTGGCGTTCATGGTTGGGGACAGTCTGTGA
- a CDS encoding aldo/keto reductase, whose product MTQLSTLGGATLSPLCFGTMQFGGTADAGASRAMFDACREAGVNHFDTAHVYTGGASETLLGQFIKGERDNIYVATKVAYTGGAGRENINATFAASQKRLQLDCIDLLYLHRFDPGTPLSETFEALARLQQAGKIRHIGVSNYAAWQVVKAQGVAATLGTRIDMIQPMYSLVKRQAEVELLPMVKSECIGVAAYSPLGAGLLTGKDTRRGDGRLATDSRYAARYGQPWMHKTAQNFAALATQMQMDPATLAVAWAAHHPSITCPIISARSLDQLRPSLAAAQIHLSDADYARITSLSQTPAPATDRLEEA is encoded by the coding sequence ATGACGCAGTTGAGTACACTTGGCGGCGCGACGCTTTCGCCTTTGTGTTTTGGCACCATGCAATTTGGTGGCACAGCTGATGCCGGGGCGAGCCGGGCCATGTTTGACGCCTGTCGCGAGGCGGGTGTGAACCATTTTGACACAGCACATGTTTACACAGGCGGTGCGTCCGAGACGCTATTGGGTCAGTTCATAAAAGGTGAGCGGGACAATATCTATGTCGCGACCAAGGTCGCCTATACGGGCGGTGCGGGCAGAGAGAACATCAACGCGACCTTTGCGGCATCCCAAAAGCGGCTTCAACTGGATTGCATTGATCTGCTGTATTTGCACCGCTTTGACCCAGGCACCCCATTGAGCGAAACATTTGAGGCGCTCGCGCGGTTGCAGCAAGCTGGAAAAATTCGCCACATCGGCGTGTCCAACTATGCGGCTTGGCAAGTGGTGAAAGCGCAGGGGGTGGCCGCAACGCTGGGCACCCGCATTGATATGATCCAGCCCATGTATTCATTGGTTAAACGTCAGGCGGAAGTTGAGCTGTTGCCGATGGTCAAATCTGAATGCATCGGAGTCGCTGCATATTCCCCTCTTGGTGCGGGGCTGTTGACTGGCAAAGACACCCGGCGCGGAGACGGACGGCTTGCCACAGACAGCCGATATGCCGCGCGGTATGGACAGCCGTGGATGCACAAGACCGCGCAAAATTTTGCAGCGCTTGCCACGCAGATGCAGATGGATCCCGCGACCCTTGCCGTGGCGTGGGCGGCACATCACCCAAGCATAACCTGCCCGATTATCAGTGCCCGATCGCTTGACCAGCTGCGACCATCGCTGGCCGCTGCACAGATACACTTAAGTGACGCAGACTACGCACGGATCACTTCCCTCAGCCAAACACCGGCCCCAGCAACGGACCGCCTTGAGGAGGCCTAG
- the phnC gene encoding phosphonate ABC transporter ATP-binding protein: protein MLSISGLTKQFGDKIAVDAANIQIDEPAMIGIIGRSGAGKSTLLRMLNRLSDASTGEILFQGEDVTAMRGAARRQWQSRCAMIFQQFNLVPRMDVVSNVLHGTLNRRSTLATMFNLYPQSDIHKAIDILDRLGIAEQAPKRAEALSGGQQQRVAIARALMQDPAIILADEPIASLDPMNAQVVMQSLRDIHEEDGRMVIANLHTLDTARRYCDRVIGMRDGRIVFDGTPAQLTTGVARDIYGAGADFSEAATSTEIETLDRPEPPKIEAYA, encoded by the coding sequence ATGCTCAGCATTAGCGGACTCACTAAACAGTTTGGCGACAAGATCGCCGTAGACGCTGCCAATATTCAGATTGATGAACCGGCGATGATTGGAATTATCGGTCGTTCCGGCGCTGGAAAGTCCACTCTTCTGCGGATGCTCAACCGGCTGAGCGACGCGTCGACTGGCGAAATACTGTTTCAGGGCGAAGACGTGACAGCGATGCGTGGTGCCGCGCGTCGCCAGTGGCAGTCGCGCTGCGCGATGATCTTTCAACAATTCAATTTGGTGCCGCGCATGGATGTGGTGTCGAATGTGTTGCACGGCACTTTGAACCGCCGCTCAACGCTGGCGACCATGTTCAACCTTTATCCGCAGTCCGACATTCACAAAGCCATCGATATTCTGGACCGTCTTGGTATCGCTGAACAGGCCCCGAAACGCGCAGAGGCCCTGTCAGGTGGCCAGCAGCAACGTGTCGCGATTGCCCGCGCGCTGATGCAGGACCCCGCAATCATTCTGGCGGACGAACCAATTGCTTCGCTTGATCCAATGAACGCGCAGGTCGTGATGCAATCCTTGCGCGACATTCACGAAGAGGATGGCCGCATGGTCATCGCCAATTTGCACACATTGGATACGGCACGGCGTTACTGTGACCGCGTGATTGGTATGCGCGATGGGCGCATCGTCTTTGACGGTACGCCCGCACAACTCACAACCGGTGTCGCACGCGACATCTATGGGGCGGGCGCGGACTTTTCCGAAGCTGCCACATCAACCGAAATCGAAACGCTGGACAGACCTGAGCCGCCTAAAATCGAGGCCTACGCCTGA